A stretch of the bacterium genome encodes the following:
- the ndk gene encoding nucleoside-diphosphate kinase — MAVERTFAIIKPDAVRKKVAGQIINRIEEAGLEIVAMKKMQLTEQGAQGFYAVHKERPFFKDLVAFMTSGPVVALILEGEGAIKQWRDLMGPTNSNEAPAGTMRGDFGTDIEQNATHGSDAPETAKLETSYFFSHTEIIGLTEAL, encoded by the coding sequence ATGGCCGTGGAACGCACCTTCGCCATCATCAAGCCCGACGCCGTCCGCAAGAAGGTCGCCGGCCAGATCATCAACCGGATCGAAGAGGCTGGCCTCGAGATCGTCGCGATGAAGAAGATGCAGCTGACCGAGCAGGGCGCGCAGGGCTTCTACGCCGTCCACAAGGAGCGCCCGTTCTTCAAGGATCTCGTGGCCTTCATGACCTCGGGACCGGTCGTCGCCCTGATCCTCGAAGGCGAGGGCGCGATCAAGCAGTGGCGCGATCTGATGGGCCCGACGAACTCGAACGAGGCCCCTGCCGGCACGATGCGCGGCGACTTCGGCACCGACATCGAGCAGAACGCCACCCACGGCTCCGACGCCCCGGAGACCGCGAAGCTCGAGACGTCCTACTTCTTCAGCCACACCGAGATCATCGGCCTCACCGAAGCGCTGTAA